A window of the Lolium perenne isolate Kyuss_39 chromosome 7, Kyuss_2.0, whole genome shotgun sequence genome harbors these coding sequences:
- the LOC127316426 gene encoding kinesin-like protein KIN-7H isoform X1 — translation MGAGEEDEAATATAAAWEKVEAKEEERIMVSVRVRPLNGRESGDTSDWECISPTTVMFRSTVPDRAMFPTAYTYDRVFGPNCSTRQVYEEGAKEVALSVVSGINASIFAYGQTSSGKTYTMTGITEYSVMDIYDYVEKHPEREFILKFSAIEIYNEAVRDLLSHDTAPLRLLDDPEKGTTVEKLTEETLRDKDHLKDLLAMCEAQREIGETALNEASSRSHQILRLTIESSVRQYLGRGKSSTLVSCVNFVDLAGSERASQTASAGMRLKEGSHINRSLLTLGKVVRQLSKGRSGHIPYRDSKLTRILHSSLGGNARTAIVCTMSPAHTHIEQSRNTLLFATCAKEVVTNAKVNVVMSDKALLKHLQRELARLENELKVPEPASCTSHAEALREKDAQIKKLEKQLRELMEEKDTVQSQLNCLLKSDVDDHVDDRTAKRWDVHSRSSESLARNTSEEALSVSDTYGVSYPDQDHAVFDGSYVFSTDNDDSSFPNQTMDLTQQTRGRKPISPWRPSSNYSSDGTESYNMKEVAFRTVSEVSEEHCREVQCIDIHEHRRSPSQELDILLPEGTKLHTPEVEEISRDDVPQPDEVREVGSVTKKMEDHSNMYASKEERQDEIIPNAVEGLDKFQQYESDGFEDSLVKPYTFDSNISFELGKPYPQGYLTVKRCMMNSKESAIARSQSCRASFKVIPNSWFDDSETAGQTPPDEIFRCPPRRSDKVRRSLYQENEDCQNNDTLEDQHAVSGEVACDELVNDTSTSDEVVKDMSMNDEVDKELRTSDEVDEELSTSDEVDKESSASDAEQEVCINDIGCVTELEEKTEKHHEDQPEDCKAQQQIVRDDYTAVKTVKDVGIDAVPSPIESPSCWPVDFARRQQEIIELWHECNAPLVHRTYFFLLFKGDAADSVYMEVEHRRLSFILTSSCTIPAAHGELNSAIATSLKNLKRERDMLYKQMLKKLANGDKESIYSRWGIDLSSKQRRLQLSRLVWTRADDMEHVRESASLVARLIDLVEPGQALKEMFGLNFTLAPRTERRSFSFLGD, via the exons ATGGGGGCGGGGGAGGAGGACGAGGCGGCCACGGCCACGGCGGCAGCGTGGGAGAAGGTGGAGGCCAAGGAGGAGGAGAGGATCATGGTGTCCGTCCGGGTGCGGCCGCTCAACGGCAGGGAGTCCGGCGACACCTCCGACTGGGAGTGCATCAGCCCCACCACCGTCATGTTCCGCAGCACCGTCCCTGACCGCGCCATGTTCCCCACCGCCTACACCTACG ACAGGGTGTTTGGCCCCAATTGCTCTACAAGACAGGTCTACGAGGAAGGAGCAAAAGAAGTTGCTCTATCAGTTGTCAGTGGAATCAACG CAAGCATATTCGCTTACGGTCAAACCAGCAGCGGAAAGACTTACACGATGACTGGAAttaccgagtatagcgtgatggaCATCTATGACTACGTAGAGAAG CACCCTGAAAGAGAATTCATCCTGAAATTCTCGGCTATAGAGATATACAATGAAGCTGTGAGAGATCTTCTGAGCCATGACACGGCACCTCTTAGACTTCTTGATGATCCGGAA AAAGGAACTACTGTCGAAAAACTAACTGAGGAAACATTGAGGGACAAGGACCATCTTAAGGATCTTCTTGCAATGTGTGAAG CTCAAAGGGAGATTGGGGAAACGGCTTTGAATGAAGCGAGTTCTAGGTCCCATCAAATACTCAGGCTG ACAATCGAAAGTTCTGTTAGGCAGTATTTAGGAAGAGGCAAATCAAGCACCCTTGTGTCTTGTGTG AACTTTGTTGACCTAGCAGGAAGTGAGCGTGCATCTCAGACTGCTTCGGCTGGTATGAGGTTGAAAGAAGGTAGTCATATTAACCGAAGTCTGCTAACACTGGGAAAGGTTGTTCGCCAACTCAG CAAGGGAAGAAGTGGCCATATCCCTTACAGAGACTCAAAGCTGACACGCATATTACACTCCTCTTTGGGGGGCAATGCAAGAACAGCCATTGTATGCACAATGAGCCCTGCACACACTCATATTGAGCAATCCAGGAATACACTTCTCTTTGCTACTTGCGCAAAGGAGGTAGTTACAAATGCAAAGGTCAATGTAGTCATGTCTGACAAGGCACTACTGAAACATCTACAGAGAGAGCTTGCAAGATTAGAAAATGAACTGAAAGTGCCGGAACCAGCCTCCTGCACAAGTCATGCTGAGGCTTTGAGAGAGAAGGATGCACAGATTAAAAAG TTGGAAAAGCAGCTGAGGGAATTGATGGAAGAGAAAGATACTGTTCAGTCTCAACTTAATTGTTTACTGAAAAGTGACGTTGACGATCATGTTGATGATCGCACTGCAAAGCGATGG GATGTCCATAGTCGATCTTCAGAGTCTCTTGCGCGAAATACATCTGAAGAAGCACTTTCGGTTTCAGATACTTATGGAGTTTCTTATCCAGATCAAGACCACGCAGTGTTTGATGGATCATATGTCTTCAGTACTGATAATGATGACTCGTCATTTCCCAATCAAACGATGGATCTTACTCAACAAACAAGGGGCCGGAAGCCAATTTCACCTTGGCGCCCTTCCAGCAACTATAGCTCTGATGGCACAGAGTCATATAACATGAAGGAAGTAGCTTTTAGGACTGTATCTGAAGTATCTGAAGAACATTGCAGGGAAGTACAGTGCATAGATATACATGAGCATAGAAGAAGCCCAAGCCAGGAACTTGACATATTACTCCCTGAGGGCACCAAGCTCCACACACCTGAAGTAGAGGAGATCTCTAGAGACGATGTACCACAACCTGATGAAGTGCGAGAAGTTGGGAGCGTAACAAAGAAAATGGAAGATCATAGCAATATGTACGCGAGCAAAGAGGAACGGCAGGATGAGATCATACCAAATGCAGTTGAAGGTCTCGACAAATTTCAGCAATATGAATCTGATGGCTTCGAAGACAGCCTTGTCAAACCTTATACATTTGATTCTAATATTTCTTTCGAACTTGGCAAACCTTACCCTCAAGGATATCTGACCGTAAAGAGGTGTATGATGAACTCCAAGGAGAGTGCAATTGCTAGAAGTCAAAGCTGCAGGGCTAGCTTCAAGGTCATTCCAAATAGTTGGTTTGATGATTCCGAAACCGCCGGACAGACACCACCTGATGAAATCTTCAGGTGTCCTCCTAGAAGGTCTGATAAGGTTAGGAGAAGTCTGTATCAAGAAAACGAGGATTGCCAAAATAATGACACTTTAGAAGACCAACACGCTGTTTCTGGTGAAGTAGCGTGTGATGAACTAGTTAATGACACGAGCACCAGCGATGAAGTAGTCAAGGACATGAGTATGAATGATGAAGTAGACAAGGAGTTGCGCACGAGTGATGAAGTAGACGAGGAGTTGAGCACAAGTGATGAAGTAGACAAGGAGTCGAGTGCCAGTGATGCAGAACAAGAAGTTTGTATCAACGACATCGGTTGTGTCACAGAGCTGGAAGAGAAGACAGAAAAACATCATGAGGACCAACCTGAGGATTGTAAAGCACAG CAGCAGATCGTTAGAGATGACTATACAGCAGTGAAAACTGTGAAAGATGTTGGCATAGATGCGGTGCCGAGTCCTATCGAGTCTCCTTCTTGTTGGCCTGTCGATTTCGCAAGAAGGCAGCAAGAGATCATCGAGCTGTGGCACGAATGCAATGCACCTCTAGTACACAGAACCTACTTCTTCCTCCTGTTTAAGGGAGATGCAGCAGACAGCGTCTACATGGAAGTTGAGCACAGGAGACTGTCCTTCATCCTAACCTCGTCCTGCACCATCCCGGCGGCACACGGCGAGCTTAATTCCGCCATTGCAACCAG TTTGAAGAATCTCAAACGCGAGAGGGACATGCTCTACAAGcagatgctgaagaagctggccaACGGGGACAAGGAGAGCATCTACAGCAGATGGGGGATCGACCTGAGCTCCAAGCAGCGACGGCTCCAGCTATCCCGCCTCGTGTGGACGCGGGCCGACGACATGGAGCATGTCAGAGAGAGCGCCTCGCTGGTCGCGAGGCTGATCGACCTGGTCGAGCCGGGGCAGGCGCTCAAGGAGATGTTCGGGCTGAACTTCACGCTCGCTCCGCGGACCGAACGGCGGTCCTTCAGCTTCCTGGGTGATTGA
- the LOC127316426 gene encoding kinesin-like protein KIN-7H isoform X3, protein MGAGEEDEAATATAAAWEKVEAKEEERIMVSVRVRPLNGRESGDTSDWECISPTTVMFRSTVPDRAMFPTAYTYDRVFGPNCSTRQVYEEGAKEVALSVVSGINASIFAYGQTSSGKTYTMTGITEYSVMDIYDYVEKHPEREFILKFSAIEIYNEAVRDLLSHDTAPLRLLDDPEKGTTVEKLTEETLRDKDHLKDLLAMCEAQREIGETALNEASSRSHQILRLTIESSVRQYLGRGKSSTLVSCVNFVDLAGSERASQTASAGMRLKEGSHINRSLLTLGKVVRQLSKGRSGHIPYRDSKLTRILHSSLGGNARTAIVCTMSPAHTHIEQSRNTLLFATCAKEVVTNAKVNVVMSDKALLKHLQRELARLENELKVPEPASCTSHAEALREKDAQIKKLEKQLRELMEEKDTVQSQLNCLLKSDVDDHVDDRTAKRWDVHSRSSESLARNTSEEALSVSDTYGVSYPDQDHAVFDGSYVFSTDNDDSSFPNQTMDLTQQTRGRKPISPWRPSSNYSSDGTESYNMKEVAFRTVSEVSEEHCREVQCIDIHEHRRSPSQELDILLPEGTKLHTPEVEEISRDDVPQPDEVREVGSVTKKMEDHSNMYASKEERQDEIIPNAVEGLDKFQQYESDGFEDSLVKPYTFDSNISFELGKPYPQGYLTVKRCMMNSKESAIARSQSCRASFKVIPNSWFDDSETAGQTPPDEIFRCPPRRSDKVRRSLYQENEDCQNNDTLEDQHAVSGEVACDELVNDTSTSDEVVKDMSMNDEVDKELRTSDEVDEELSTSDEVDKESSASDAEQEVCINDIGCVTELEEKTEKHHEDQPEDCKAQIVRDDYTAVKTVKDVGIDAVPSPIESPSCWPVDFARRQQEIIELWHECNAPLVHRTYFFLLFKGDAADSVYMEVEHRRLSFILTSSCTIPAAHGELNSAIATSLKNLKRERDMLYKQMLKKLANGDKESIYSRWGIDLSSKQRRLQLSRLVWTRADDMEHVRESASLVARLIDLVEPGQALKEMFGLNFTLAPRTERRSFSFLGD, encoded by the exons ATGGGGGCGGGGGAGGAGGACGAGGCGGCCACGGCCACGGCGGCAGCGTGGGAGAAGGTGGAGGCCAAGGAGGAGGAGAGGATCATGGTGTCCGTCCGGGTGCGGCCGCTCAACGGCAGGGAGTCCGGCGACACCTCCGACTGGGAGTGCATCAGCCCCACCACCGTCATGTTCCGCAGCACCGTCCCTGACCGCGCCATGTTCCCCACCGCCTACACCTACG ACAGGGTGTTTGGCCCCAATTGCTCTACAAGACAGGTCTACGAGGAAGGAGCAAAAGAAGTTGCTCTATCAGTTGTCAGTGGAATCAACG CAAGCATATTCGCTTACGGTCAAACCAGCAGCGGAAAGACTTACACGATGACTGGAAttaccgagtatagcgtgatggaCATCTATGACTACGTAGAGAAG CACCCTGAAAGAGAATTCATCCTGAAATTCTCGGCTATAGAGATATACAATGAAGCTGTGAGAGATCTTCTGAGCCATGACACGGCACCTCTTAGACTTCTTGATGATCCGGAA AAAGGAACTACTGTCGAAAAACTAACTGAGGAAACATTGAGGGACAAGGACCATCTTAAGGATCTTCTTGCAATGTGTGAAG CTCAAAGGGAGATTGGGGAAACGGCTTTGAATGAAGCGAGTTCTAGGTCCCATCAAATACTCAGGCTG ACAATCGAAAGTTCTGTTAGGCAGTATTTAGGAAGAGGCAAATCAAGCACCCTTGTGTCTTGTGTG AACTTTGTTGACCTAGCAGGAAGTGAGCGTGCATCTCAGACTGCTTCGGCTGGTATGAGGTTGAAAGAAGGTAGTCATATTAACCGAAGTCTGCTAACACTGGGAAAGGTTGTTCGCCAACTCAG CAAGGGAAGAAGTGGCCATATCCCTTACAGAGACTCAAAGCTGACACGCATATTACACTCCTCTTTGGGGGGCAATGCAAGAACAGCCATTGTATGCACAATGAGCCCTGCACACACTCATATTGAGCAATCCAGGAATACACTTCTCTTTGCTACTTGCGCAAAGGAGGTAGTTACAAATGCAAAGGTCAATGTAGTCATGTCTGACAAGGCACTACTGAAACATCTACAGAGAGAGCTTGCAAGATTAGAAAATGAACTGAAAGTGCCGGAACCAGCCTCCTGCACAAGTCATGCTGAGGCTTTGAGAGAGAAGGATGCACAGATTAAAAAG TTGGAAAAGCAGCTGAGGGAATTGATGGAAGAGAAAGATACTGTTCAGTCTCAACTTAATTGTTTACTGAAAAGTGACGTTGACGATCATGTTGATGATCGCACTGCAAAGCGATGG GATGTCCATAGTCGATCTTCAGAGTCTCTTGCGCGAAATACATCTGAAGAAGCACTTTCGGTTTCAGATACTTATGGAGTTTCTTATCCAGATCAAGACCACGCAGTGTTTGATGGATCATATGTCTTCAGTACTGATAATGATGACTCGTCATTTCCCAATCAAACGATGGATCTTACTCAACAAACAAGGGGCCGGAAGCCAATTTCACCTTGGCGCCCTTCCAGCAACTATAGCTCTGATGGCACAGAGTCATATAACATGAAGGAAGTAGCTTTTAGGACTGTATCTGAAGTATCTGAAGAACATTGCAGGGAAGTACAGTGCATAGATATACATGAGCATAGAAGAAGCCCAAGCCAGGAACTTGACATATTACTCCCTGAGGGCACCAAGCTCCACACACCTGAAGTAGAGGAGATCTCTAGAGACGATGTACCACAACCTGATGAAGTGCGAGAAGTTGGGAGCGTAACAAAGAAAATGGAAGATCATAGCAATATGTACGCGAGCAAAGAGGAACGGCAGGATGAGATCATACCAAATGCAGTTGAAGGTCTCGACAAATTTCAGCAATATGAATCTGATGGCTTCGAAGACAGCCTTGTCAAACCTTATACATTTGATTCTAATATTTCTTTCGAACTTGGCAAACCTTACCCTCAAGGATATCTGACCGTAAAGAGGTGTATGATGAACTCCAAGGAGAGTGCAATTGCTAGAAGTCAAAGCTGCAGGGCTAGCTTCAAGGTCATTCCAAATAGTTGGTTTGATGATTCCGAAACCGCCGGACAGACACCACCTGATGAAATCTTCAGGTGTCCTCCTAGAAGGTCTGATAAGGTTAGGAGAAGTCTGTATCAAGAAAACGAGGATTGCCAAAATAATGACACTTTAGAAGACCAACACGCTGTTTCTGGTGAAGTAGCGTGTGATGAACTAGTTAATGACACGAGCACCAGCGATGAAGTAGTCAAGGACATGAGTATGAATGATGAAGTAGACAAGGAGTTGCGCACGAGTGATGAAGTAGACGAGGAGTTGAGCACAAGTGATGAAGTAGACAAGGAGTCGAGTGCCAGTGATGCAGAACAAGAAGTTTGTATCAACGACATCGGTTGTGTCACAGAGCTGGAAGAGAAGACAGAAAAACATCATGAGGACCAACCTGAGGATTGTAAAGCACAG ATCGTTAGAGATGACTATACAGCAGTGAAAACTGTGAAAGATGTTGGCATAGATGCGGTGCCGAGTCCTATCGAGTCTCCTTCTTGTTGGCCTGTCGATTTCGCAAGAAGGCAGCAAGAGATCATCGAGCTGTGGCACGAATGCAATGCACCTCTAGTACACAGAACCTACTTCTTCCTCCTGTTTAAGGGAGATGCAGCAGACAGCGTCTACATGGAAGTTGAGCACAGGAGACTGTCCTTCATCCTAACCTCGTCCTGCACCATCCCGGCGGCACACGGCGAGCTTAATTCCGCCATTGCAACCAG TTTGAAGAATCTCAAACGCGAGAGGGACATGCTCTACAAGcagatgctgaagaagctggccaACGGGGACAAGGAGAGCATCTACAGCAGATGGGGGATCGACCTGAGCTCCAAGCAGCGACGGCTCCAGCTATCCCGCCTCGTGTGGACGCGGGCCGACGACATGGAGCATGTCAGAGAGAGCGCCTCGCTGGTCGCGAGGCTGATCGACCTGGTCGAGCCGGGGCAGGCGCTCAAGGAGATGTTCGGGCTGAACTTCACGCTCGCTCCGCGGACCGAACGGCGGTCCTTCAGCTTCCTGGGTGATTGA
- the LOC127316426 gene encoding kinesin-like protein KIN-7H isoform X2 gives MGAGEEDEAATATAAAWEKVEAKEEERIMVSVRVRPLNGRESGDTSDWECISPTTVMFRSTVPDRAMFPTAYTYDRVFGPNCSTRQVYEEGAKEVALSVVSGINASIFAYGQTSSGKTYTMTGITEYSVMDIYDYVEKHPEREFILKFSAIEIYNEAVRDLLSHDTAPLRLLDDPEKGTTVEKLTEETLRDKDHLKDLLAMCEAQREIGETALNEASSRSHQILRLTIESSVRQYLGRGKSSTLVSCVNFVDLAGSERASQTASAGMRLKEGSHINRSLLTLGKVVRQLSKGRSGHIPYRDSKLTRILHSSLGGNARTAIVCTMSPAHTHIEQSRNTLLFATCAKEVVTNAKVNVVMSDKALLKHLQRELARLENELKVPEPASCTSHAEALREKDAQIKKLEKQLRELMEEKDTVQSQLNCLLKSDVDDHVDDRTAKRWDVHSRSSESLARNTSEEALSVSDTYGVSYPDQDHAVFDGSYVFSTDNDDSSFPNQTMDLTQQTRGRKPISPWRPSSNYSSDGTESYNMKEVAFRTVSEVSEEHCREVQCIDIHEHRRSPSQELDILLPEGTKLHTPEVEEISRDDVPQPDEVREVGSVTKKMEDHSNMYASKEERQDEIIPNAVEGLDKFQQYESDGFEDSLVKPYTFDSNISFELGKPYPQGYLTVKRCMMNSKESAIARSQSCRASFKVIPNSWFDDSETAGQTPPDEIFRCPPRRSDKVRRSLYQENEDCQNNDTLEDQHAVSGEVACDELVNDTSTSDEVVKDMSMNDEVDKELRTSDEVDEELSTSDEVDKESSASDAEQEVCINDIGCVTELEEKTEKHHEDQPEDCKAQQIVRDDYTAVKTVKDVGIDAVPSPIESPSCWPVDFARRQQEIIELWHECNAPLVHRTYFFLLFKGDAADSVYMEVEHRRLSFILTSSCTIPAAHGELNSAIATSLKNLKRERDMLYKQMLKKLANGDKESIYSRWGIDLSSKQRRLQLSRLVWTRADDMEHVRESASLVARLIDLVEPGQALKEMFGLNFTLAPRTERRSFSFLGD, from the exons ATGGGGGCGGGGGAGGAGGACGAGGCGGCCACGGCCACGGCGGCAGCGTGGGAGAAGGTGGAGGCCAAGGAGGAGGAGAGGATCATGGTGTCCGTCCGGGTGCGGCCGCTCAACGGCAGGGAGTCCGGCGACACCTCCGACTGGGAGTGCATCAGCCCCACCACCGTCATGTTCCGCAGCACCGTCCCTGACCGCGCCATGTTCCCCACCGCCTACACCTACG ACAGGGTGTTTGGCCCCAATTGCTCTACAAGACAGGTCTACGAGGAAGGAGCAAAAGAAGTTGCTCTATCAGTTGTCAGTGGAATCAACG CAAGCATATTCGCTTACGGTCAAACCAGCAGCGGAAAGACTTACACGATGACTGGAAttaccgagtatagcgtgatggaCATCTATGACTACGTAGAGAAG CACCCTGAAAGAGAATTCATCCTGAAATTCTCGGCTATAGAGATATACAATGAAGCTGTGAGAGATCTTCTGAGCCATGACACGGCACCTCTTAGACTTCTTGATGATCCGGAA AAAGGAACTACTGTCGAAAAACTAACTGAGGAAACATTGAGGGACAAGGACCATCTTAAGGATCTTCTTGCAATGTGTGAAG CTCAAAGGGAGATTGGGGAAACGGCTTTGAATGAAGCGAGTTCTAGGTCCCATCAAATACTCAGGCTG ACAATCGAAAGTTCTGTTAGGCAGTATTTAGGAAGAGGCAAATCAAGCACCCTTGTGTCTTGTGTG AACTTTGTTGACCTAGCAGGAAGTGAGCGTGCATCTCAGACTGCTTCGGCTGGTATGAGGTTGAAAGAAGGTAGTCATATTAACCGAAGTCTGCTAACACTGGGAAAGGTTGTTCGCCAACTCAG CAAGGGAAGAAGTGGCCATATCCCTTACAGAGACTCAAAGCTGACACGCATATTACACTCCTCTTTGGGGGGCAATGCAAGAACAGCCATTGTATGCACAATGAGCCCTGCACACACTCATATTGAGCAATCCAGGAATACACTTCTCTTTGCTACTTGCGCAAAGGAGGTAGTTACAAATGCAAAGGTCAATGTAGTCATGTCTGACAAGGCACTACTGAAACATCTACAGAGAGAGCTTGCAAGATTAGAAAATGAACTGAAAGTGCCGGAACCAGCCTCCTGCACAAGTCATGCTGAGGCTTTGAGAGAGAAGGATGCACAGATTAAAAAG TTGGAAAAGCAGCTGAGGGAATTGATGGAAGAGAAAGATACTGTTCAGTCTCAACTTAATTGTTTACTGAAAAGTGACGTTGACGATCATGTTGATGATCGCACTGCAAAGCGATGG GATGTCCATAGTCGATCTTCAGAGTCTCTTGCGCGAAATACATCTGAAGAAGCACTTTCGGTTTCAGATACTTATGGAGTTTCTTATCCAGATCAAGACCACGCAGTGTTTGATGGATCATATGTCTTCAGTACTGATAATGATGACTCGTCATTTCCCAATCAAACGATGGATCTTACTCAACAAACAAGGGGCCGGAAGCCAATTTCACCTTGGCGCCCTTCCAGCAACTATAGCTCTGATGGCACAGAGTCATATAACATGAAGGAAGTAGCTTTTAGGACTGTATCTGAAGTATCTGAAGAACATTGCAGGGAAGTACAGTGCATAGATATACATGAGCATAGAAGAAGCCCAAGCCAGGAACTTGACATATTACTCCCTGAGGGCACCAAGCTCCACACACCTGAAGTAGAGGAGATCTCTAGAGACGATGTACCACAACCTGATGAAGTGCGAGAAGTTGGGAGCGTAACAAAGAAAATGGAAGATCATAGCAATATGTACGCGAGCAAAGAGGAACGGCAGGATGAGATCATACCAAATGCAGTTGAAGGTCTCGACAAATTTCAGCAATATGAATCTGATGGCTTCGAAGACAGCCTTGTCAAACCTTATACATTTGATTCTAATATTTCTTTCGAACTTGGCAAACCTTACCCTCAAGGATATCTGACCGTAAAGAGGTGTATGATGAACTCCAAGGAGAGTGCAATTGCTAGAAGTCAAAGCTGCAGGGCTAGCTTCAAGGTCATTCCAAATAGTTGGTTTGATGATTCCGAAACCGCCGGACAGACACCACCTGATGAAATCTTCAGGTGTCCTCCTAGAAGGTCTGATAAGGTTAGGAGAAGTCTGTATCAAGAAAACGAGGATTGCCAAAATAATGACACTTTAGAAGACCAACACGCTGTTTCTGGTGAAGTAGCGTGTGATGAACTAGTTAATGACACGAGCACCAGCGATGAAGTAGTCAAGGACATGAGTATGAATGATGAAGTAGACAAGGAGTTGCGCACGAGTGATGAAGTAGACGAGGAGTTGAGCACAAGTGATGAAGTAGACAAGGAGTCGAGTGCCAGTGATGCAGAACAAGAAGTTTGTATCAACGACATCGGTTGTGTCACAGAGCTGGAAGAGAAGACAGAAAAACATCATGAGGACCAACCTGAGGATTGTAAAGCACAG CAGATCGTTAGAGATGACTATACAGCAGTGAAAACTGTGAAAGATGTTGGCATAGATGCGGTGCCGAGTCCTATCGAGTCTCCTTCTTGTTGGCCTGTCGATTTCGCAAGAAGGCAGCAAGAGATCATCGAGCTGTGGCACGAATGCAATGCACCTCTAGTACACAGAACCTACTTCTTCCTCCTGTTTAAGGGAGATGCAGCAGACAGCGTCTACATGGAAGTTGAGCACAGGAGACTGTCCTTCATCCTAACCTCGTCCTGCACCATCCCGGCGGCACACGGCGAGCTTAATTCCGCCATTGCAACCAG TTTGAAGAATCTCAAACGCGAGAGGGACATGCTCTACAAGcagatgctgaagaagctggccaACGGGGACAAGGAGAGCATCTACAGCAGATGGGGGATCGACCTGAGCTCCAAGCAGCGACGGCTCCAGCTATCCCGCCTCGTGTGGACGCGGGCCGACGACATGGAGCATGTCAGAGAGAGCGCCTCGCTGGTCGCGAGGCTGATCGACCTGGTCGAGCCGGGGCAGGCGCTCAAGGAGATGTTCGGGCTGAACTTCACGCTCGCTCCGCGGACCGAACGGCGGTCCTTCAGCTTCCTGGGTGATTGA